The DNA region CATCAAACAGGAGTTCCTtcgtttttgggtcaccttgccttggtgggagacggccgttgTGTTGAAAAACACAAAACTATTATGGGAAGTTTCATGGCGAGTTATTTACATTATGAGAGCAGTTCTTGGTGTATACATCTCTATTAAGAACCATGCTTGGTATAATGTATATTCCTCCAGGAATATATGTTATGCCAAGTAATACTTTTGGATGTACGTACCTAACCTCATCAAGAATCAGTCTTGGTATATATGACTTTAAGAAGCATTCTCAACATATATGCCTCCAAGAACTATTTCTGGGTATAAATGCCTCTGAGAACTGTTTTTGTCATATATACCTCCAAGAGCCATTCTCAGTATACATGCCCCCAGAAcattctcagcatatatacctcCAAGAGCTGTTCTCGTCATATATACCTCCCTCAGGAAGTGTTCACTGCTTCACTATCTCCAGACACTGGAATCGGAGTGTCTTCTTTAACCTTCTTGTACTCCTCGAGCTGTGTCTTCATGTAGTCCCGTCGCAGGGTGAACGGCAGGTGTTTGGTCCGCACTAGCACCTGCCAACACACGAAACACTTTATATCACTTGTGTTTCAAATGCTGGCCAagtgttcttgatccaaggaattggagctattgtCATTACTCTTTTATAAATATATCcgacattacacaaataacccgcacataaaagagaggagcttacgacgacatttcggtccgacttggaccactgactttgtcaatggtccaagtcggaccgaaacatcgtcgtaagcttctctcttttatgtgcgggttatttgtgtatcgttccagtcacggtattgtgcctttttgttatttatatcagACATTTACTATCTGTATTTGGTATACGAATGTGTCTCGACTTACAATGGGGGTTATGTTCCAATGAACCCAAAGTAAGTTGAAAATACCCTAAGTCAAATatgaatacacctaccatccgacttacgaccttctcgacttacgaccactcgacttacgaccactcgacttacgacctgctcgacttacgaccactcgacttacaaccgtgttttttatgccaaatttctgggaaataaacaactatttgtgttgtccacagtgtttatcctaaaccttattgtataaaatacagtactaacaacataaaaagtaaagtaaaacatgaaataccaaaataaaacaataaaataaagtcattacaaaaatgttttgttgatattcagtagcaaagttcgacttacgaccagtttcttggaaatgaactcggtcgtaagtcggatggtacgtgtacatgtatatggtaaatgaataaataaatttgCCACtgaataataaacaaataattactgtaaataCTAGTACTGTATTgacaagtaaataaatgaatataaatTTATCCTGTCAATAAATGTGCATAGCTAATGCACCATCGTAAAGTCAAAATATCGTAAGTCAAGCCATCGTAAAGTCAAAATATCGTAAGTCAAGCCATCGTAAAGTCAAAATATCGTAAGTCAAGCCATCGTAAAGTCAAAATATCGTAAGTCAAGCCATCGTAAAAGTCAAAATATCGTAAGTCAAGCCATCGTAAAATCAAAATATTGTAAGTCGAGCCATCGTAAAACCGAAATATCGTAAGTCACACAATCATAAAATCGAAATATCGTAAGTTAAACCACTCTAAAGTCAAAACATCATAAATCAAACTATCATAAACCAAGGAACATTATCTATAGAAGAAGGTCACTACATAGCAGTAAACTAGCATAAAGATAATGCACATAAAACCAGGGTGATCTACACATCAGTTCCCTAACTTACAAATGTATGAGGTGCGATGATGCAACTtacaaatatttaaaatatagtgAACCCTCGACATAACAGACTAACAGCAGATGTTCGTTATGTCAGTATcttaaaaaaaatagtaataaaaagCAGtaaagtagtgtactgtatacctAATATAGAACCGTACATAGTttacatttgtttttttttttgacaagttggccgtctcccaccgaggcagggtgacccaaaaagaaagaaaatccccaaaaagaaaatacagtggcCCCTTGAATTTagtagtgccttttctgtatgcaaaactatttttgttctctataaaatgtatgttttgttaatatttcccataggaaataatgtaaatccaattaaaccattccagacacccaaaaatattaacaaacaatacattttatagataataaaaatggttttgcatacagaaacggcacgactaaattcgagggtccactgtactttcatcatcattcaacactttcaccacactcacacattatcactgtttttgcagaggtgctcagaacacaacagtttagaagcatatacgtataaaggtacacaacatatccctctaaactgctaatatcccgagccCCTCCTTTATACATTTAtggcagtttggggggatatgttgtgtatctttatatgtgtatgcttctaaactgttgtattctgaggacctctgcaaaaacagtgataatgtgtgagtgtggtgaaagtgttgaatgatgatgaaagtattttctttttggggattttctttcttttttgggtcaccctgcctcggtgggagacggccgacttgttgaaaaaaaaaaaaaaaaaaaaaaacagtgaaaagCAGTTAGAGCAATTTATCCAGTGAATTTTGTCCATAATTTTAAGTCAGCTATACTGAGGTCCGATTTATCCAGAGTCTACTGTATAATTATTTTATAAATGTCAACCTGTTTTCAAAAGAACATACAgcacaggacttgagtcctggaagagggaagtacagtggacccccggttaacgatattttttcactccagaagtatgttcaggtgccagtactgaccgaatttgttcccataaggaatattgtgaagtagattagtccatttcagacctccaaacatacacgtacaaacgctcttacataaatacacttacataattggtcgcattcggaggtaatcgttatgcgggggtccactgtacaatgcctGTGCTCtagaggaggagtttgggatatttgctgttaagATTGACCTCCAaattgtcgtatctgagcacctctggtaagacagtgatagtgtgtatGATGGTTATTATTTTATGGGCCACCCTTCCTCATTGGGaaacagccagtttgttgaaagttACTCAGTACTCTTCTTCTACTTTCAACAAAATggtcatatcccaccaaggcagggtggcccaaaaagaaaaatgaaagtttccctttttaaatttagtaatgtatacacatgagaaggggttgctagccccttgttcctggcatgttagtcgcctcttacgacacacatggcttacggaggaagaattttgttccactttcccatggagataggaggaaataaacaagaacaagatctagcaagaaaatagaagaaaacccagaggggtgtgtatatatgtttgtacatgtatgtgtagtgtgaccaaagtgtaagtagaagtagtaagacttCTACttacacatcgactcaaggctgagggattggttACCTCAAtcacctcctgttcttcactgttctcctttgtatggactgatgaagccactgtggggtgaaacgtttcctcagtaaagatacccaagtgttgcacatgtgtctaatttatcaacgtgtcggttctttgaaccattcatctacattcctgtctgacacagcaacatcttgggatcttaatacagggaattcttcacttgcctaagccttgggcacaacctacttccacactgaacaaatgtgacaccacctacgactgctgcacctctcctgcctacagtatataagctacttcttcacacatatgctgcattcttttcaagattgatggactgaccacatcagctcaaggctgagggactgattacctcaatctcctcctgttcttcaccgctCTCCTTTGTAtggtctgatgaagccactgtggcgtgAAACATTTCCACAttaaagctacccaagtgttgcacgtgtctaaattatcaacttgtcggttctctgaaccattcatctacaatcaatTAATTATTGCCCGAGTCATAAGATAGTCCTAAGTTTGACCAAAATGCTCTACACACTAGGAGGCTctctgcatgcacacctaaatgtcatcCACCTGTGTACAAACACTGCATCATGCTGAAATAATCTTTAATCTATAATTACTCACCTGATCATTGCCGTACACGGTGTAAACCTTTTCTCCGTCGCTTCCCATGAGTGCTCGTAGAGCGACGTTTCTCTGCAGAACTTTCTCGTAGTACTCCAACCCTCCAACAGCGTACTTGTTGCTAATGCTAGCTACGGCCTTATCAGCATTGATCTCATACTCGACTGTAGACATGTCTTTACATAACGTCCAGAAGACAAGCCCAAACATGGAGACTAACCCATACCAGACCAGTCTTAGAGACCGAGGTCTGGCATACAAGTTTAACTTAGCATTGACTGTGGAGCTTACAGAGTACACAAAGCCCACtaccactgcagacactgcaccCAGCAGAAAAGGCTGAGCAGTAGACAGACTCGTAATCTCCCGAGCAATGGCGAATTTTTTTGCATCATCACTGAGACTGAGCGACTGCTTGAGCGAGATTCCCTCAGAGGTGCTCCAGGGAACTGGGTTGTTGTTGACCTGTCAAAGGCAAACGTGGGTGAGCGTCTCGATATGACCCTCTAAGGGAAGTACCTACATGCTGGTGAGAGGCCCTTGATGCAAGAAATTATAGCTATTCTCCCCTTTTTTGAGTCAAACCAGATTGCCTCTTATTTTCTGAGGTGTTAgtttactggtgtgggtggcatcctgggggacaaaattaacctaagttgtgggaaatgttctacataaccagacactttctatatagtatgtcattgatgtcagctatggcctgtataagttgcatcatgtacgtgtagaaataataattattattattattataaccttaATGAATTTAATGCTTCccaaataatacataataatacagtgtgtgcactctgaaggagggatgttaatgttacagttttataactgtagtgtaagcatgcctctggcaagacagtgatggagtgaatgatgatgaaagtttttctttttcggaccaccctgccttggtggaccaccctgccttggtggaccaccctgctttggtggaccaccctgccttggtggaccaccctgccttggtggaccaccctgccttggtggaccaccctgccttggtggaccaccctgccttggtggaccaccctgccttggtggaccaccctgccttggtggaccaccctgccttggtggaccaccctgccttggtggaccaccctgccttggtggaccaccctgccttggtggaccacccagccttggtggaccaccctgccttggtggaccaccctgccttggtgggagacggcctatgtgttaataaaaaaaataatgtaataaagttggtagaattaccgacaatatgtaaagtaaaaggacacaagtgcaactaatgtgacatttattgtgtcaacgtttcgctctccaggagctttatcaagccattacaaacaatacatggacacagagggtatataaaggctcagagtgaggtgcaatactagtgaggtaccatttcgatgttcactagtggtagtagtagtagtagtggtagtgacaaaagtaatacaatatggtagagcaattaattcgtacatgagtaaaaggatataaaagctattacttgggtaacatagaaataggttggacaaatatagactggaatgaggcagcttgtttcagtgttcactctctgtgctttgtgtagtataacaggagagactatgtgatggcagggtttactgttttcaggaggattcttgctaagacttcggagatggtgaagctgccgttgttttgtttaattgtattcgaaacagcgattagtgctgattcgaggcacttgcgtctgcggaaattagtttctttgatcactaattgtgtctctctgaatttcatgagatgattggtggaatttcggtgttgtacacaggtgttgttcaagttatcattcctacatgcgtaaatgtgttcattgaggcgggtgtcgaggtttctggctgtttcacctacgtaaatcttgtcacagcctccacagggtatagtgtaaactcctgcattgactggttcatggtgcttggattttgtcctggttatatatATAACCTGTCCTATATATATAACCTGGTTATatatataaccaggacaaaatccaagcaccacgaaccagtcaatgcaggagtttacactataccctgtggaggctgtgacaagatttacgtaggtgaaacagccagaaacctcgacacccgcctcaatgaacacatttacgcatgtaggaatgataacttgaacaacgcctgtgtacaacaccgaaattccaccaatcatctcatgaaattcagagacacacaattagtgatcaaagaaactaatttccgcagacgcaagtgcctcgaatcagcactgatcgctgtttcgaatacaattaaacaaaacaacggcagcttcaccatctccgaagtcttagcaagaatcctcctgaaaacagtaaaccctgccatcacatagtctctcctgttatactacacaaagcacagagagtgaacactgaaacaagctgcctcattccagtctatatttgtccaacctattttatgttacccaagtaatagcttttatatccttttactcatgtacgaattaattgctctaccatattgtattacttttgtcactaccactactactgctactactactaccactagtgaacatcgaaatggtacctcactagtattacacctcactctgagcctttatataccctctgtgtccatgtattgtttgtaatggcttgataaagctcctggagagcgaaacattgccacaataaatgtcacattagttgcacttgtgtccttttactttacaaaaaaaataataaagtaaaACATTGATTATAGCTTAACTTTCTTGCAGATTGCTTAACTATCTACTAAACTCACTGACTGCTGTTTCTAAACTATGGTAAACCACTGATTTAACAAGCTAACAGAGGAGTCATAAAACTATAACATGACTGCAAACAAAACATGAAATGGGTGGTGTTGGAACCCATGGCCTGCAGTTTCAGGACTcactgccatgggttcaaactccacctgtTCCATGGCTagttggtttacctggagtttacctggagagagttccaggggtcaacgcccccgcggcccggtctgtgaagaTAAGATtctgttcagatttttaaccccagagggttagtcacccaggataacccaagaaaggcagtgcatcatcaaggactgactgtcttatttccattgtggttctcaatcttgtcctccaggatgcgacccacaccagtcgactaaatcCAGGTACATatttgttaggtgaacaggaaaacagacgtaaggaaacacgcctaatgtttccacccctccCGGGAATTAAACCAGGACCCTCAGTGTGTGATGCGATAGCTTTGCCACCCAGGCCACAGGTAATAGCTGGGGATGTGATTATTTTGCCATGATGGTAACAATAAGACACAATCCTGTAACCATCGTACTCTGTGTTATGGAATCAACCGACCCAACGAATTTTGTCGAATATTTCTTAACCCTTGAACTGTCCACACGTAGATATACGTTGACGTGCGGCAGGccctgaacgtagatctacatttttttacatgctttaaaatggggaaaatcaaggtcggagctctacgcatgtgaacgtagatctatgtttggacagtttaagggttgagtatgttgaaTCAAAACCCGTTGAACTAAATATTTATTAAACTTCCTTCTCACACTGATTGTGATCTGTGGTAGTAACGctgagacaacaatgtacactggCACTGAGTTGCCTGTCTTCAATGCACAAAAATCTAAATACGCTCAGGTACACCTACACACGTCATACCACACtcatactggagtacacagcaccagtttggaacccacacctggtcaaacacatcaagaaattagagaaagtgcaaaggtttgcaacaaggttggtTCCAgacctaaggggaatgtcctaagaagaaaggttaagggaaatcagtctgacgacactggaggacaggagggtcaggggagacatgattacggcatacaaaatactacgtggaatagacaaggtggacagagacaggatgttccagagaggggacacagaaacaaggggtcacaattggaagctgaagactcagattgagtcaaagggatgttaggaagtatttcttcagccacagagttgttaggtaatggaacagtctggcgagcgatgtagtggaggcaggaaccatacatagttttaagacgaggtacgataaagctcatggagaagggagagggaggacccagtagcggtcagtgaagaggtggggccaggagttgagtctcgacccctgcaaccacaattaggtgagtactctcaCAAATTATGAACATGATCCCATAGTGTACTTACAGTTACGTTGGTTTGGACAAACTCATCGACTGTGCGATAATTAAAATTGACCGGGACACCTAGAATCCCCCCGGTCATCAGCATCGTAGTGCCCGCATGGAAAGGTTCAAAACCATAACACATGTAGGTTGACACAAGCTTTCGCTCTGACTTGGAGATACCCAGATCGTCCATGACCTCACTGACCAGTGAGGTAACGCGATCAGACACAGGCACTTCAAACCCCTTCCTGAAAAGACAGAGAATTAGGCTATGTTGCAGTACACTTATTGCATGTGGTATCACAGTGTACAGTTCAGAATGAATCAAACATAACTTCACTGGACAAAACCTTTGATACATTTTGAGtgttactactctcggagcccagccatgggccaggaaAGGTCACAAGTCCATATACTTAGGACATATTTATTGTATACATTTCAGTCTTGTGACCTTAGGCACTCCAGCTGAAGTGCCCAAGGTCCCAGGATCAAAACGTATacaatatatacagtggtccctcgttttttgtagttaatccgttcctggagttgctactatcatcaaaatctatgatttgcgaatcaattttccccataagaaataatgtaaatacaattaatccattcctgacacccagaagtattaaaacaaaaaatgttttaacatgaaatatacatgtagtacataaacaatacaatgggaaatgatgaacgAAACATTAACATCataacacttacttttattggagatttttcttagtgtatgggagactggaggaggagagagagtggattgtttatagtttggaaggggaatccccttccatcaacacctcaggtaccatttgcttttctggggttgcttctcttctctgtttcttaatgccactaggaccaccttgagagtcactggagtcctgtctcacaaaataactgtggagagagctctgtttctggcgtctctttaacacttccctaaaatggcccaagactttgtcactgtacatatatctcaccttctttaccacaggcttggcactaagagctttctttggagccatggtagcttatttagtaattgcaagcactaaaatgagtggaatattatgaaatatttcgtaggagcatgtgaggggaccttcactcactggtaaacaatgccagagtggcttggtagggaggccgccccggctcacaccgtgcgtatgcttcccggacgaactactattcccgagtcaacctatgaaaagtgagtccatgtttatacgaaaatacccctatgattggcgaaatttacgattgccgagaactacgaaaagtgagggaccactgtatttaaaccacacattgtaagctttgcaaggaaatcAACATTTTCATTTCATTTCACAATATTTTCAACTTATGATGGGTTTGTCGGAAGTAACGCCACTGTAAGTCGTGGAGCACCTGTATAAACAAGACTAGTGGTGACCTACCTGTATAACTGAGTGACTTCTCTGTACCTCCGAAGAAAGTATGTGTTCGGGAGGTAGTAGATGAGGAAGCTGCTGGTCGCTCCCGCCAGGGTCAGCACTCGGAACACCCTGCGACCAGAGCGACTTACCGTCCATGGGGTCGCTGAAATAACATTACAGCAAAGTCCTCGACTTACAAGCACATCGTGTACAACATTCATAATACAGAAAGACTTCAACTTAAGAACATATTAGTGACCTCCTGAACtgtgtataataatgatattaagtTGAGAACTTTACTATACTCAAATCTGCATGTGAATTAAACGATAAATTTGATAAAACTGAACATATATGTTTTCCAAAACTATTTACATCATAAGTGAAGAATACAACAAATTTAAAGAGAAATTTACATAATGTACAaataaaatacacctaccatccgacttacgaccgagttcggttccaagaaactggccgtaagtcgaactttactactgaatatcaacaaaacatttttgtaatgactttattttattgttttattttggtatttcatgttttactttactttttatgctgttagtttacctggagtttacctggagagagttccgggggtcaacgcccccgcggcccggtctgagaccaggcctcctggtggatcagagcctgatcaaccaggctgttgctgctggctgcacgcaaaccaacatacgagccacagcccggctgatccggaactgactttaggtgcttgtccagtgccagcttgaagactgccaggggtctgttggtaatcccccttatgtgtgttgggaggcagttgaacagtctcgggcccctgacacttattgtatggtctcttaacgtgctagtgacacccctgcttttcattggggggatggtgcatcgtctgccaagtcttttgctttcgtaatgagtgattttcgtgtgcaagttcggtactagtccctctaggattttccaggtgtatataatcatgtatctctccctcctgcgttccagggaatacaggtttaggaacctcaagcgctcccaataattgaggtgttttatctccgttatgagcgccgtgaaggttctctgtacattttctaggtcggcaatttcacctgccttgaaaagtgctgttagtgtgcagcaatattccagcctagatagaacaagtgacctgaagagtgtcatcatgggcttggcctccctagttttgaaggttctcattatccatcctgtcatttttctagcagatgcgattgatacaatgttatggtccttgaaggtgagatcctccgacatgatcactcccaggtctttgacgttggtgtttcgctctattttgtggccagaatttgttttgtactctgatgaagatttaacttcctcatgtttaccatatctgagtaattgaaatttctcatcgttgaacttcatattgttttctgcagccc from Cherax quadricarinatus isolate ZL_2023a chromosome 95, ASM3850222v1, whole genome shotgun sequence includes:
- the LOC128703869 gene encoding transmembrane protein 177, whose translation is MAATPWTVSRSGRRVFRVLTLAGATSSFLIYYLPNTYFLRRYREVTQLYRKGFEVPVSDRVTSLVSEVMDDLGISKSERKLVSTYMCYGFEPFHAGTTMLMTGGILGVPVNFNYRTVDEFVQTNVTVNNNPVPWSTSEGISLKQSLSLSDDAKKFAIAREITSLSTAQPFLLGAVSAVVVGFVYSVSSTVNAKLNLYARPRSLRLVWYGLVSMFGLVFWTLCKDMSTVEYEINADKAVASISNKYAVGGLEYYEKVLQRNVALRALMGSDGEKVYTVYGNDQVMLALTAMFVLGSTSWALESDLIRQIESRTETEWQTLWSKERLSLCRARLRHNLDTICGKDVYRRSLAPPRPAPYHHIFKRRTDICLQVHDTGGARRVEGEKHLSKSSNRVKRVREVLVNLSPDIIQTSPATDTGQPSVQDRHVHSRYRSPFLSVHQANLFVTTWVRDHQGRHYRRRRQSSSITAECCTTTGCTWEEYAEYCPTSSRLRAGVALI